The following DNA comes from Desulfatiglans sp..
TTTATCTTTGCTAGCCTTTATGGGTATTTCACCAAACTTTTCATTATCCTTCCTGACAATCATGGATGTCTCTTTTGTGATTGTTATATCCTTTCTGTAATCGTTGAGATCCCCGAACCCCAGGATGTCAAGGCTCAAACCCCTCTCATAGTTGGATTCAATATGTGAGACATTTATTGTGTCGCCCCTTGCAATATTCAGCTTTTCACCCTTTTTTATAACAATGGGGATTTCATTGTTTATTGACACAACCACATATTTAAGTGACGGGGCATCAAGTGAAAAACCGGGTGACTGGGGGACAATCCCGAACTCCTCCATAAATGCGTTTATGACAAGATTATGAAACTGTACCTTAAGGTCAATGGTAGGGAGAAACTTGGATGTCTCAACACCAAACGAAGGGATATTATGTGCTGTCAGGGCATAGTATGTGGCCGATTTTCTCTGCTCCTTGTGTCGGCTGTCATTAGCGTCTGTGCGGGTATTCATGAAATGAAACCTGTAGAGCTCGTTTTCTATGTGCGGGTTTACTTTGCTAATAACCTTTTCCGCTATTTCACCAAGGGGTATAACCCTTTCTGTGCCCGGCACTGTGTATTTATCACAGTCGGCAATAATCGACTGCCCGAAGCGGTCAGGGTTACGCCATTTGCTGATATATGTGGGGTGATAGTAGCCTGAGCCGTCATGGAGGTTCAGGAGATAATCACTCTCGCTTATTAATTTTTTAAGTATGGTGACTATCCTGTCCTCCATGCTAAGGTCCTTGTCTTCGTGAGTGAACTTTCTGTTCATGTCACCGTTCGGGCCCCTGTCATTCATGATTATTGAATAAAAATTGGCCCTTGGTACAACTATCAGGTTGCCCTTTTTAAGGCTCATGTCTGCATAGGAGTCGGCAGATAAAAAACCGCCAGGTTCATTCCCCTGTATGCCGCCTATGAGCATAAGGGTTTTTCCTGGCTCCTTTCCGTATATTCTGTAGATGTTCAGCTCGTAGGGGGAGTTTTGAAAATGGACAGAATGCTCTCTCTGGGCATAAATGTTCGATGAGCATATAATGAAAAGAGATAATAGGGTTGATAGAAAAATTTTAATCATTTGCAGGCACATCAATGACTGGTATCTCCTTTTCAAGGATATTCCTGCCTGACCTGTCATACACAAGTATCCTTATAAAAGAGGGCAGTTCGAAATCAGCAAGCATCTTATATTGCCGATGGTATGTTTTGAATCTCTGTATCAAGAATTCCTGTCCGGTTTTGTAATCTGAGGGTATGCCGTTCTTTAGCCTTTCCGGATATTTATTCCATTCAGGGGGGTACTCACCGTTTTTATCAATTGCATAGATATGTATATACCCCTCTGCCTGACCCTGCGCAGCTAAATTATTTGCCAGTTTAAATTCTACTGTCAACCCCTGTTGATCCATTCTGAATTTTATATCCTGTATATCTGCAGAAGTGGTCTGTATCTTCTTTTCAGGGCTGGCACCACCCTTTACATCCTTATTATCCTGGGCGACAGAGGCTGCCTCCTGTTTTGTATCTATCTCCTTTGCCTGCCCTGTTTTAATACTGCCATCAGCCTCTTTGGGAAGATTTTTTATATAATCCTCCAGACCCTCTGTATAAAGTTGATTTTGATCCAGAGTTCTCTTCTTTTCACTGAGCTCCGATTCAAGCCTTTTTATAACCGAAATCCTTTCCCTGTTTTCTCTAAATAAACCGAAATAGAGATAAATGATAATGATGGAGATTAAGATATATAGAAAGAGAAATACAAGCGTCCAAATTAGAAGCCTCCGGGATATCTTGAAAGAGTGTATTTTCCCGATGCTCCCGATCAGCATTATTGTATACCCCTTACAGTCGGGATGCCTTCCTTTTGACTGAGAAGCGGCTACCTGGTCGGCTGCCAATCCTCTTCCATTATCCTCCACTCTTTTCCCTCCCGTACGAGAAGAATTGTCTTTTTCCCATTATCCCTGTAATTGTCTGCCCTGTATTTCTGAACAAAGGTAACCTTTGCCTTTCCGCCTGATGCAAGGGACTGTATTTTAAGTTTGCTGATGTCAACTGTGATCTTATCATATCTTTTATTCAGTTTGTCCCGGTGTTTTTCCCACTCATCAATGTTCATGCCCCGGGATTTGAAACCCTTATCATAGCAGGCCATGTAGGCTGAGATATCCTTTTTCTCCCATGCTGTTTTCCATGATGTCAGAAATGCCTTGATATCCACTTCGCTGAAATCATCTTTCTTTTGTGGGGTTACAGATGCCACCTTTGGCCTTGCTTTCTGATCAAAGGTCTCCGCGATAATCTTCCAGTCTTTGCTGTTCTGGGTGAGGTAAAGTTTTTTATGGCCCACACTATCAAAGCCGGAGGTCCGGTATCTCTGCTCAAATGCTGCCACTATAACGCCATTATATGAAAAGAGGTTCATATCATTCACCTCTACATCTATCTTTTTATACTGTTTTGCCAGCTGTTTCTTGTAATCCCTCCATGCCTCCCAGCCCTTTGAACCGGACTTGAATTTCCTGCTGTAAAAAGACATGTATTTATCTATCTCTTTTCCTGCCCAGGCGCTCCGCCACGACTCAACAATATTCTCTATCTCCCTTTTCTGATCCATGATCTTTTCTTCCGGGATATACTCTATGGTTTCGCCTATTATCACCGGTGTATCATAAAGGGTTACTATATCTGCGAGTTCTTC
Coding sequences within:
- a CDS encoding L,D-transpeptidase family protein; translated protein: MKIQSEIFKKTGLLFFILITFFTVNHTFADKVSRPLNVKKDIPASLLGWNSGADYAVLVDKSKHKVMIYKRDDLYNPYRVYDCSTGENNGPKQKKDDKKTPEGIYFFTQKHEGASYGPIYGAKVLPLNYPNIIDEREGKGGYGIWFHGTNKEIKPNDTKGCVALNNKDIEELADIVTLYDTPVIIGETIEYIPEEKIMDQKREIENIVESWRSAWAGKEIDKYMSFYSRKFKSGSKGWEAWRDYKKQLAKQYKKIDVEVNDMNLFSYNGVIVAAFEQRYRTSGFDSVGHKKLYLTQNSKDWKIIAETFDQKARPKVASVTPQKKDDFSEVDIKAFLTSWKTAWEKKDISAYMACYDKGFKSRGMNIDEWEKHRDKLNKRYDKITVDISKLKIQSLASGGKAKVTFVQKYRADNYRDNGKKTILLVREGKEWRIMEEDWQPTR